A stretch of Caballeronia sp. NK8 DNA encodes these proteins:
- a CDS encoding sensor histidine kinase KdpD, protein MTRPDPDELLDKLQRDEEKLQRGRLKVFFGASAGVGKTFAMLQAARRRSDEGADVVVGVVETHGRKETIALLDGLETLPAARIEYRGRLLAEFDLDAALARKPQLVLVDELAHSNVQGSRHMKRWQDVQELLDAGIDVYTTVNVQHLESLNDIVGRITGIRVWETVPDRVFDLADEVTLVDLPPEELLDRLRDGKVYLPAQAENAVRNFFRKGNLIALRELALRRTADRVDAQMREYRADQSIERIWRARERLIACVGPGPQSAALVRAAARLAAALKADWLAVYVETPKLQRLSDDQRRRTLEALKLASELGAETVTLDGADAAATLIDYARMRNVSKLVASASSAQGWQRYVDRPVSERIIRQAADIDVTLVSTGARDGQPRSTLTFGALREGMRSPPRAYAFALAIGAGITLVATALAAQRFAVTNLVMLYLLGVIFAAVRLGRGPGVMLSFLSVAAFDYFFVAPVMSFSVGDTQYLLTFAVMLLTSLTISHLTSSLRREARIASQRERRTGAMYAMTKELAAALMTEQIIEIGTRHIAEVFQARAAILLPDSGEKVQQKVTEVSPGTTLDKTELDLDIAQWVYDQQKPAGRSTDTLPAAQALYLPLKAPMRTRGVLAFASQRPGDLAVPEQRRMIETFAAQIALALERVHYVEIAQDALVNMESERLRNSLLSAISHDLRTPLTSIVGFASILDEQVNAGEQGSARSQELVHAIHDEALRMSGLVTNLLDMARLQAGAIRLNRQWTMLEETVGAALAGLRRTLTGRRVQTRIPADLPLLQLDAVLMDRLFANLLENVAKYTPQGTDIDISARVEQDAGKRVVRVRVDDRGPGIQAGMQKRLFEKFTRGEKESAQSGVGLGLAICRAIVEAHGGEIGAENRMENGSVVGSSFWFTLPAEDTPPSVEMSPDEEAAPSALPPMPHPDHR, encoded by the coding sequence ATGACCCGCCCCGATCCCGATGAACTGCTCGACAAGCTCCAGCGCGATGAGGAGAAGCTTCAGCGCGGGCGGCTGAAGGTGTTCTTCGGGGCGTCGGCGGGCGTCGGCAAGACCTTCGCGATGTTGCAGGCCGCGCGAAGGCGCAGCGACGAGGGCGCGGATGTGGTCGTCGGCGTGGTCGAAACGCATGGCCGAAAGGAGACGATCGCCCTGCTCGACGGTCTGGAGACGCTGCCGGCGGCGCGCATCGAATATCGCGGGCGGCTGCTCGCGGAGTTCGATCTGGATGCCGCGCTCGCGCGCAAGCCGCAACTCGTTCTGGTCGATGAACTCGCGCATTCGAACGTGCAGGGCTCGCGTCACATGAAGCGCTGGCAGGACGTCCAGGAACTGCTCGACGCGGGCATCGACGTCTACACGACCGTCAACGTGCAGCACCTGGAGAGCCTGAACGATATCGTCGGGCGCATCACGGGCATTCGCGTGTGGGAGACCGTGCCGGACCGCGTCTTCGATCTCGCCGATGAAGTCACGCTCGTCGATCTGCCGCCCGAGGAACTGCTCGACCGCCTGCGCGACGGCAAGGTCTATCTGCCGGCGCAGGCCGAGAACGCGGTGCGCAATTTCTTCCGCAAGGGCAATCTGATCGCGCTGCGTGAACTCGCGTTACGCCGCACTGCCGATCGTGTCGATGCCCAGATGCGCGAATATCGCGCCGATCAGTCGATCGAGCGCATCTGGCGCGCGCGCGAGCGTCTGATCGCATGCGTCGGGCCGGGTCCGCAGAGCGCCGCGCTGGTGCGCGCCGCGGCGCGGCTGGCGGCGGCCTTGAAGGCGGACTGGCTGGCGGTCTATGTCGAAACGCCGAAGCTTCAGCGCCTCTCCGATGATCAGCGCCGCCGCACGCTCGAAGCGCTCAAGCTCGCCTCCGAACTCGGCGCGGAAACCGTCACGCTGGACGGCGCGGACGCCGCCGCGACGCTCATCGACTACGCGCGCATGCGCAACGTGTCGAAGCTCGTGGCCAGCGCGTCGTCCGCGCAAGGGTGGCAGCGCTATGTCGACCGGCCGGTCAGCGAGCGCATCATTCGTCAGGCGGCGGATATCGACGTGACGCTCGTGTCGACCGGCGCGCGCGACGGGCAGCCGCGCTCGACGCTCACGTTCGGTGCACTGCGGGAAGGCATGCGTTCGCCGCCTCGCGCCTACGCGTTCGCGCTCGCGATCGGCGCGGGCATCACACTCGTCGCCACCGCGCTTGCCGCGCAACGCTTCGCCGTCACGAACCTCGTGATGCTCTATCTGCTCGGCGTGATCTTCGCCGCCGTGCGGCTCGGGCGCGGGCCGGGCGTGATGCTGTCGTTTCTGTCGGTCGCTGCGTTCGACTACTTCTTCGTCGCCCCGGTGATGTCGTTCTCGGTCGGCGACACGCAGTATCTGCTCACCTTCGCGGTCATGCTGCTCACCTCGCTGACGATCAGCCATCTCACTTCGAGCCTGCGGCGCGAAGCGCGGATCGCCTCGCAGCGCGAGCGCCGCACCGGCGCGATGTACGCCATGACCAAGGAACTCGCCGCCGCGCTGATGACTGAGCAGATCATCGAGATCGGCACCCGGCACATCGCCGAGGTTTTCCAGGCGAGGGCCGCCATCCTGTTGCCGGACAGCGGCGAGAAAGTGCAGCAGAAGGTGACGGAAGTGAGCCCCGGGACGACGCTCGACAAAACCGAGCTCGACCTCGATATCGCGCAGTGGGTCTACGACCAGCAAAAGCCCGCGGGACGCAGCACCGACACGCTGCCTGCCGCGCAAGCGCTCTATCTGCCGCTCAAGGCGCCGATGCGTACGCGTGGCGTGCTCGCCTTTGCGTCGCAGCGGCCCGGCGATCTGGCCGTCCCAGAGCAACGGCGCATGATCGAAACCTTCGCGGCGCAAATCGCGCTCGCGCTTGAGCGCGTGCATTACGTGGAGATCGCGCAGGATGCGCTCGTCAACATGGAATCGGAACGGCTGCGCAATTCGCTGCTGTCGGCCATTTCGCACGATCTACGCACGCCGCTTACGTCGATCGTCGGCTTCGCCTCGATTCTGGACGAGCAGGTCAATGCGGGCGAACAAGGCTCGGCGCGTTCACAGGAACTCGTGCATGCGATTCACGACGAAGCGTTGCGCATGAGCGGCCTTGTCACGAATCTGCTCGACATGGCGCGACTGCAGGCAGGCGCGATCCGCCTGAACCGGCAATGGACGATGCTGGAGGAAACCGTGGGCGCGGCGCTCGCCGGCCTCAGGCGCACGCTGACGGGCCGCCGCGTGCAAACGCGCATTCCCGCGGACTTGCCTCTGCTGCAACTCGATGCCGTCCTGATGGACCGGCTGTTCGCCAATCTGCTGGAGAACGTCGCGAAATACACGCCGCAGGGCACGGACATCGATATCTCCGCGCGCGTGGAGCAGGATGCCGGGAAGCGCGTCGTGCGGGTCCGGGTCGACGACCGCGGCCCGGGCATTCAGGCCGGCATGCAAAAGCGTCTCTTCGAGAAGTTCACGCGCGGTGAGAAGGAGTCGGCGCAGTCCGGCGTCGGGCTCGGGCTCGCGATATGCCGCGCCATCGTGGAAGCGCACGGCGGCGAGATCGGCGCGGAGAATCGCATGGAAAACGGCAGCGTAGTGGGATCGAGCTTCTGGTTCACGCTTCCGGCCGAGGACACGCCGCCTTCCGTCGAGATGTCGCCTGATGAGGAAGCCGCACCATCCGCACTACCACCGATGCCTCATCCCGATCACCGCTGA
- a CDS encoding cytochrome P450, whose product MNTSETTATCPFATERFPWPRDGAAPLVPPRQYAQLREQAPVVQVSLWDGSLAWLVTDMAHFREVMTSPHFSASPLTPGFPFVSPSRAAQSKSYQTFITMDPPEHGQYRRTLTKEFMAKRMQELRPLVQRSLDQLLDDMERTGAPADFIGAVALPLPSLVISIMLGVPYEDHDKLQKWSGDRMDLSIAPEALTQSAKHMSQYIDALLLEKERDPGDGSDLLSRMAIEWINPGKVSHADAVQMATLLYLAGHETTANQIGLGLLSLFQHPEQRAALMADASLVKGAVEEMLRFHSITHMNSNRVATEDVVIGGQLIRKGEGVLALLHGANHDPVAFPEPERFDIRRDTKDQSHVAFSFGIHQCLGQPLARLELQVLFETLFKRFPNLQLAVSEDELRYKDKSFVYGLKALPVRW is encoded by the coding sequence ATGAATACGTCCGAGACCACCGCCACATGCCCGTTCGCCACGGAACGCTTCCCGTGGCCGCGAGACGGCGCCGCGCCGCTCGTGCCACCGCGTCAATATGCGCAACTGCGCGAGCAGGCGCCCGTCGTACAAGTCAGTCTGTGGGACGGCAGTCTCGCCTGGCTCGTGACCGACATGGCGCATTTTCGCGAAGTCATGACGAGCCCGCACTTCAGCGCATCGCCGCTGACGCCCGGCTTTCCGTTCGTCTCGCCGTCGCGCGCCGCGCAGTCGAAGTCCTATCAGACCTTCATCACGATGGACCCGCCCGAGCACGGTCAGTATCGTCGCACGTTGACGAAGGAGTTCATGGCCAAGCGCATGCAGGAGCTGCGCCCGCTCGTTCAGCGATCGCTCGATCAGCTTCTCGACGACATGGAGCGCACGGGCGCGCCGGCCGATTTCATCGGCGCTGTCGCGCTGCCGCTTCCGTCGCTGGTCATTTCGATCATGCTCGGCGTGCCCTATGAGGACCATGACAAGCTGCAGAAATGGAGCGGCGACCGCATGGATCTTTCGATCGCGCCCGAAGCCTTGACGCAGTCGGCGAAGCACATGAGTCAGTACATCGACGCGCTGCTGCTGGAAAAGGAACGCGATCCGGGCGACGGCAGCGACTTGCTGAGCCGCATGGCGATCGAATGGATCAATCCCGGCAAGGTGTCGCATGCGGATGCCGTGCAGATGGCGACCTTGCTCTATCTCGCCGGCCACGAGACGACCGCGAACCAGATCGGGCTCGGCCTGCTCAGTCTGTTTCAGCATCCGGAGCAGCGTGCAGCGCTGATGGCGGACGCGTCGCTGGTGAAGGGCGCGGTGGAGGAAATGCTGCGCTTTCATTCGATCACGCACATGAACTCCAATCGGGTCGCAACGGAAGATGTCGTGATCGGCGGTCAACTGATTCGCAAGGGCGAGGGCGTGCTGGCGCTCCTCCATGGCGCGAATCACGACCCGGTGGCGTTCCCCGAGCCCGAGCGCTTCGATATCCGCCGCGATACGAAGGATCAGTCGCACGTCGCGTTTTCGTTCGGCATTCACCAGTGTCTCGGCCAGCCGCTTGCGCGACTCGAACTTCAGGTGCTGTTCGAAACGCTCTTCAAACGCTTTCCGAATCTGCAGCTCGCCGTATCCGAGGACGAATTGCGCTACAAGGACAAGTCGTTCGTCTACGGGTTGAAGGCGCTGCCCGTTCGCTGGTAA
- a CDS encoding glucose 1-dehydrogenase, which translates to MDRNLVRKVALVTGGASGIGRATAIEFARRGAAVVVADADATGGKETVSHIETNCDARAMFVGVDVTDAVSVEAMIRSTVENFGALDMAFNNAGVPDRAASLHVSTQDNWDRVMSVNLEGVWHCMKAELDQMLLAGKGAIVNNASRSGLVGVPSDGVYGAAKHGVVGLTKAAAIEFAGRGVRVNAVCPGLVETALTRARFGDELAARAKLANPLGRMAQAEEIASAVVWLCSDAASFVVGVALPVDGGATAR; encoded by the coding sequence ATGGATCGAAATCTGGTCAGGAAAGTGGCGCTGGTGACCGGTGGCGCATCGGGCATCGGCCGCGCGACGGCGATCGAATTCGCGCGCAGGGGCGCGGCCGTCGTCGTAGCGGACGCCGACGCCACGGGTGGCAAGGAAACCGTTTCGCATATCGAAACGAACTGTGACGCGCGGGCGATGTTCGTCGGCGTGGACGTGACTGACGCGGTATCGGTCGAGGCGATGATTCGCTCGACCGTCGAGAATTTCGGCGCGCTCGACATGGCGTTCAACAACGCGGGCGTGCCCGATCGCGCCGCGAGCCTTCACGTATCGACGCAGGACAACTGGGACCGCGTGATGTCGGTGAACCTGGAGGGCGTCTGGCATTGCATGAAGGCCGAACTCGATCAGATGCTGCTCGCCGGGAAGGGGGCGATCGTCAACAACGCGTCGCGTTCCGGGCTGGTCGGCGTGCCCTCCGACGGCGTGTACGGCGCGGCGAAGCACGGTGTCGTGGGACTCACGAAGGCTGCGGCGATCGAGTTTGCGGGCAGGGGCGTTCGCGTCAACGCCGTGTGCCCGGGACTCGTGGAGACGGCGCTCACGCGCGCCCGCTTCGGCGATGAACTGGCGGCGCGCGCGAAGCTCGCCAATCCGCTCGGACGGATGGCGCAAGCCGAGGAAATCGCGAGCGCCGTCGTGTGGCTGTGTTCCGACGCGGCGTCGTTCGTGGTCGGTGTAGCGCTGCCCGTCGACGGCGGCGCGACGGCGCGCTGA
- the kdpA gene encoding potassium-transporting ATPase subunit KdpA — protein sequence MNPNTFMQTAIFIVVLIALAIPLGRYIANVLDGSSVVVRKIGRPLENLLYRIAGVDPEAEMSWKHYAIAVMLFNALGALVLYAILRLQGMLPANPQGMAGMTPDAAFNTAVSFVTNTNWQDYGGESTLGYLAQMLGLTVQNFVSAATGIAVVIALIRGFKRHTAQTIGNFWVDLTRTTLYILAPLAVIFALVFVSQGAIQNFKAYEDVPTLQVTTYQAPKTDAQGNAVKDEKGNPVMQDVKADKQTLPMGPVASQEAIKMLGTNGGGFFNANSAHPFENPTPFSNFMQMLAMLIIPAALCVVFGRTVGDRRQGYAVLAAMTIAFAVACWGEISSEQAGNPLYASLKVDTAASALQAGGNMEGKETRFGIAQSGIFTVATTAASCGAVANTHDSLTPLGGLVPMLLIQLGEVIFGGVGSGLYGMLAFALLAVFVAGLMIGRTPEYVGKKIESFEMKMVSIVILLTPLLVLVGTSIAVLTAAGTAGIANPGAHGFSEVLYAFSSAANNNGSAFGGLSVNTPFYNSMLGIAMWFGRFGSLIPILAIAGSLAAKKRLAVTAGTLPTHGPLFVVLLLGTLLLVGALTYIPALALGPIVEHVTMVTGH from the coding sequence ATGAACCCGAATACGTTCATGCAGACGGCGATCTTCATCGTCGTCCTCATCGCGCTGGCGATTCCGCTCGGGCGTTACATCGCCAATGTGCTCGACGGCTCGTCGGTCGTCGTGCGCAAGATCGGCCGACCGCTCGAAAACCTGCTGTATCGCATCGCCGGGGTCGATCCCGAAGCCGAGATGTCGTGGAAGCATTACGCGATCGCCGTGATGCTCTTCAATGCGCTCGGCGCGCTGGTGCTCTACGCGATCCTGCGCCTGCAGGGCATGCTTCCGGCGAATCCGCAAGGCATGGCCGGCATGACGCCCGATGCCGCGTTCAACACCGCCGTCAGTTTCGTGACCAACACGAACTGGCAGGACTACGGCGGCGAAAGCACGCTCGGCTATCTCGCGCAGATGCTGGGCCTCACCGTGCAGAACTTCGTCTCGGCGGCCACCGGCATCGCGGTCGTGATCGCGCTGATCCGGGGCTTCAAGCGTCACACGGCGCAGACCATCGGCAATTTCTGGGTCGATCTGACGCGCACGACGCTCTACATTCTCGCGCCGCTCGCGGTGATCTTCGCGCTGGTGTTCGTGAGCCAGGGCGCGATTCAGAATTTCAAGGCCTACGAGGACGTGCCCACGCTTCAGGTCACGACATACCAGGCGCCGAAGACGGACGCGCAAGGCAATGCCGTCAAGGACGAGAAGGGCAATCCGGTGATGCAGGACGTGAAGGCGGACAAGCAGACGCTGCCGATGGGCCCGGTCGCATCCCAGGAAGCGATCAAGATGCTCGGCACCAACGGCGGCGGCTTCTTCAACGCCAACTCGGCGCATCCGTTTGAAAACCCGACGCCGTTCTCCAACTTCATGCAGATGCTCGCCATGCTGATCATCCCGGCGGCGCTGTGCGTGGTGTTCGGGCGCACGGTCGGCGACAGGCGGCAGGGCTACGCGGTGCTCGCCGCCATGACCATCGCGTTTGCCGTCGCGTGCTGGGGCGAGATCTCGTCAGAACAGGCCGGCAATCCGCTGTACGCGTCGCTCAAGGTCGACACCGCCGCGTCCGCGCTGCAGGCCGGCGGCAACATGGAAGGCAAGGAAACGCGCTTCGGCATCGCGCAGTCGGGCATCTTCACGGTCGCGACCACGGCGGCCTCCTGCGGCGCGGTCGCCAATACGCACGATTCGCTGACGCCGCTCGGCGGCCTCGTTCCGATGCTGCTCATCCAGCTGGGTGAGGTGATCTTCGGCGGCGTCGGCTCGGGTCTGTACGGCATGCTCGCGTTCGCCCTGCTCGCGGTCTTCGTGGCGGGCCTGATGATCGGCCGCACGCCCGAATACGTGGGCAAGAAGATCGAGTCGTTCGAGATGAAGATGGTGTCCATCGTGATTCTGCTCACGCCGCTGCTCGTGCTCGTGGGCACGTCGATCGCGGTGCTGACGGCAGCGGGCACCGCAGGCATCGCGAATCCCGGCGCGCATGGCTTCTCGGAAGTGCTCTACGCGTTCAGTTCCGCCGCCAACAACAACGGCAGCGCGTTCGGCGGCCTTTCGGTGAACACGCCGTTCTACAACTCGATGCTCGGCATTGCGATGTGGTTCGGCCGTTTCGGCTCGCTCATCCCGATCCTCGCCATCGCGGGCTCGCTCGCGGCCAAGAAGCGTCTTGCCGTGACGGCCGGAACCTTGCCCACACACGGCCCGCTCTTCGTGGTGCTTTTGCTCGGCACGCTGCTTCTGGTCGGCGCGCTGACCTATATTCCCGCGCTCGCGCTCGGCCCCATCGTCGAGCACGTCACGATGGTCACGGGCCATTGA
- the kdpC gene encoding potassium-transporting ATPase subunit KdpC has protein sequence MKHVLRPALVLFVALTVVTGLIYPAVVTAIGQAAFSHQANGSMIERDGKIVGSEIIGQQFDAPQYFWGRLSATTPNPYNAGSSSGSNLGPTNPALADEVKGRIDALHAADPDNRAALPVDLVTSSGSGLDPEISPAAAAYQVARVAKARGMTVEQVQALVAQATAGRQFGVLGEPRVNVLKLNFALDAAKG, from the coding sequence ATGAAACACGTTCTTCGTCCGGCCCTGGTGCTCTTCGTCGCGCTGACGGTGGTGACCGGGCTGATCTATCCTGCGGTCGTCACGGCGATCGGTCAGGCGGCGTTCAGCCATCAGGCGAACGGCAGCATGATCGAGCGCGACGGCAAGATCGTCGGCTCGGAAATTATCGGCCAGCAGTTCGACGCGCCGCAGTATTTCTGGGGCCGTCTGTCGGCCACGACGCCCAATCCGTACAACGCGGGCAGCTCCAGCGGCTCGAATCTCGGGCCGACCAACCCCGCGCTCGCCGATGAGGTCAAGGGCCGCATCGACGCGCTGCACGCGGCCGACCCGGACAATCGGGCGGCGCTGCCGGTCGATCTGGTGACCTCGTCGGGCAGCGGGCTCGATCCCGAGATCAGCCCCGCCGCTGCGGCGTATCAGGTCGCGCGCGTCGCGAAGGCGCGTGGCATGACGGTCGAGCAGGTGCAGGCGCTCGTCGCGCAGGCGACCGCGGGACGCCAGTTCGGCGTGCTCGGCGAGCCGCGCGTCAACGTGCTGAAGCTCAATTTCGCGCTGGATGCGGCCAAGGGCTGA
- a CDS encoding porin, giving the protein MKRRLLVIAASALCAQSAFAQSSVTLYGLVSTGIVYANNQRGADKQGHSTWQFASGPMQTPRWGMKGTEDLGGGVKAIFTLENGYNIGNGTLSQGGREFGRQAFVGLSSNTLGTITFGRQYDEAVTLCAFESACQFAAYGAHIGDSDNVFDTFRINNAVQYKTIDYGGFQAEALYGFSNRAGGFSDNNAYSAAVQYRRGPLSLGAAFLLVNEPNDPNNPNGAVVGDYGFSSPFITNPATGAGVRRQTMYGAGGAYAFGTASASFLYTNARFDYLDESRLTLQNFEVSLTDYVMPDLLLGAAYIYTTGQYHPQDASPAWHQVNAGANYFLSKRTDLFLVGVYQRAAKDAPYAQIYTLSPSTTKTQVSAVIGMRHRW; this is encoded by the coding sequence ATGAAACGACGTTTGTTGGTCATCGCCGCAAGCGCGCTGTGCGCCCAGAGCGCGTTCGCCCAAAGCAGCGTGACGCTCTATGGACTGGTTTCGACAGGCATCGTCTATGCGAACAACCAGCGCGGCGCGGACAAGCAGGGACATTCGACCTGGCAGTTCGCGAGCGGACCGATGCAGACGCCACGTTGGGGCATGAAGGGCACCGAGGATCTGGGCGGCGGCGTGAAGGCGATCTTCACGCTGGAGAACGGCTACAACATCGGCAACGGCACGCTATCGCAGGGCGGGCGCGAGTTCGGGCGGCAGGCGTTCGTCGGGCTGTCGTCGAACACGCTCGGCACGATCACCTTCGGGCGTCAGTACGACGAGGCGGTCACGCTGTGCGCGTTCGAATCGGCGTGCCAGTTCGCGGCGTACGGCGCGCATATCGGCGACAGCGACAACGTGTTCGACACCTTCCGCATCAACAACGCAGTGCAGTACAAGACCATCGACTATGGCGGGTTTCAGGCGGAAGCGCTGTATGGTTTCTCGAATCGCGCGGGCGGCTTTTCCGACAACAACGCGTACAGCGCGGCGGTGCAGTATCGCCGGGGCCCGCTCTCGCTGGGTGCGGCGTTCCTGCTCGTCAATGAGCCGAACGATCCGAACAACCCGAACGGCGCGGTGGTCGGCGATTACGGTTTCTCGTCGCCCTTCATCACCAACCCGGCGACCGGCGCGGGCGTGCGCAGACAGACGATGTACGGCGCGGGCGGCGCCTACGCGTTCGGCACGGCGAGCGCGTCGTTCCTCTATACCAACGCGCGCTTCGACTATCTGGACGAGTCGCGACTGACCTTGCAGAACTTCGAAGTCTCGCTGACGGACTACGTGATGCCCGATTTGCTGCTCGGCGCGGCGTACATTTACACGACCGGCCAGTACCATCCGCAGGACGCATCGCCCGCGTGGCATCAGGTGAATGCGGGCGCGAACTACTTCCTCAGCAAGCGGACGGACCTGTTCCTCGTCGGCGTCTATCAGCGTGCGGCGAAGGACGCGCCGTATGCGCAGATCTATACGTTGTCGCCATCGACGACGAAGACGCAGGTTTCAGCGGTGATCGGGATGAGGCATCGGTGGTAG
- the kdpB gene encoding potassium-transporting ATPase subunit KdpB, which produces MFDPTLLKPAIVDSFRKLAPRTQLRNPVMFCVYIGSILTTVLWIAALAGQAEAPAGFILAIALWLWFTVLFANFAEALAEGRSKAQAASLRSAKHNVMAKKLNEPHPKSPIRITTSTDLVKNDVVLVEAGDVIPADGEVIEGVASVDESAITGESAPVIRESGGDFSSVTGGTRVLSDWIVVRVTVNPGEAFLDRMIAMVEGAKRQKTPNEIALTILLVALTLVLLFATATLLPFSMFSVEAAKQGHVVTITALVALLVCLIPTTIGGLLSAIGVAGMSRMMQANVIATSGRAVEAAGDVDVLLLDKTGTITLGNRQASSFTVAPGVLERELADAAQLASLADETPEGRSIVVLAKQRFNIRERDMASLHATFLAFSAQTRMSGVDLPGREIRKGSADALKRYIEERGARFPQELQGAVDDVARRGSTPLVVAETVGGATRALGVIELKDIVKGGIKERFAELRKMGIKTVMVTGDNRLTAAAIAAEAGVDDFLAEATPEAKLATIRQHQAEGRLVAMTGDGTNDAPALAQADVAVAMNTGTQAAKEAGNMVDLDSNPTKLIEIVEIGKQMLMTRGSLTTFSIANDVAKYFAIIPAAFATTYPQLRVLDVMHLASPASAILSAVIFNALIIVFLIPLALKGVKYRALGAASLLRRNLLIYGLGGILLPFPFIKLIDMVITALGWS; this is translated from the coding sequence ATGTTCGACCCGACGCTGCTCAAGCCGGCGATCGTCGATTCGTTCAGAAAGCTCGCGCCGCGCACGCAGTTGCGCAATCCCGTGATGTTCTGCGTGTACATCGGCAGCATTCTGACGACGGTGTTGTGGATCGCGGCGCTGGCGGGCCAGGCGGAAGCGCCCGCCGGCTTCATCCTCGCGATCGCGCTGTGGCTGTGGTTCACGGTGCTGTTCGCGAACTTCGCCGAAGCGCTCGCCGAAGGGCGCTCGAAAGCGCAGGCCGCGTCGTTGCGCAGCGCCAAGCACAACGTGATGGCCAAGAAGCTCAACGAGCCGCATCCGAAATCGCCGATCCGCATCACGACCTCGACCGATCTCGTGAAGAACGACGTCGTGCTGGTCGAAGCGGGCGACGTGATTCCCGCGGACGGCGAAGTGATCGAAGGCGTGGCGTCCGTCGATGAGTCCGCGATCACCGGTGAATCCGCGCCGGTGATCCGCGAGTCGGGCGGCGATTTTTCGTCGGTGACGGGCGGCACGCGCGTGCTGTCGGACTGGATCGTGGTGCGCGTGACGGTCAATCCGGGCGAGGCGTTTCTCGATCGCATGATTGCGATGGTCGAAGGCGCGAAGCGTCAGAAGACGCCCAACGAGATCGCGCTGACGATTCTGCTCGTCGCGCTGACGCTCGTGCTGCTGTTCGCCACCGCCACGCTGCTGCCGTTTTCGATGTTCTCCGTCGAAGCGGCGAAGCAGGGCCACGTCGTGACCATCACCGCGCTCGTCGCGCTGCTCGTGTGCCTGATTCCGACCACCATCGGCGGGCTGCTTTCCGCCATCGGCGTGGCGGGCATGAGCCGCATGATGCAGGCGAACGTGATCGCGACCTCGGGGCGCGCGGTCGAAGCGGCGGGCGACGTCGACGTGCTGCTGCTCGACAAGACCGGCACCATCACGCTCGGCAATCGTCAGGCCTCGTCATTCACGGTGGCGCCGGGCGTGCTGGAGCGCGAACTCGCGGATGCCGCGCAACTCGCCTCGCTCGCCGATGAAACGCCGGAAGGGCGCAGCATCGTCGTGCTGGCCAAGCAGCGCTTCAATATCCGCGAGCGCGACATGGCCTCGCTCCACGCGACCTTCCTCGCGTTCAGCGCACAGACGCGCATGAGCGGCGTGGATCTGCCCGGTCGCGAGATCCGCAAGGGTTCCGCCGATGCCCTGAAGCGCTATATCGAAGAGCGCGGTGCGCGCTTTCCGCAGGAACTGCAAGGCGCCGTCGATGACGTCGCGCGCCGTGGCAGCACGCCGCTCGTCGTCGCGGAAACGGTCGGTGGCGCGACGCGCGCGCTCGGCGTGATCGAGTTGAAGGACATCGTGAAGGGCGGCATCAAGGAGCGTTTCGCCGAGTTGCGCAAGATGGGCATCAAGACGGTGATGGTGACGGGCGACAACCGCCTGACCGCTGCCGCCATCGCAGCGGAAGCGGGCGTCGACGACTTCCTCGCCGAAGCGACGCCCGAAGCCAAGCTCGCGACGATCCGCCAGCATCAGGCCGAAGGGCGTCTGGTCGCGATGACCGGCGACGGCACCAACGACGCGCCCGCGCTCGCGCAAGCCGACGTCGCGGTCGCGATGAACACGGGCACGCAGGCCGCGAAGGAAGCGGGCAACATGGTCGATCTCGATTCGAACCCGACCAAGCTGATCGAGATCGTCGAGATCGGCAAGCAGATGCTGATGACGCGCGGCTCGCTGACGACGTTTTCCATCGCCAACGACGTCGCCAAGTATTTCGCGATCATTCCGGCCGCGTTCGCGACTACGTATCCGCAATTGCGCGTGCTGGACGTGATGCATCTCGCGTCGCCGGCGTCGGCGATTCTGTCGGCGGTGATCTTCAACGCGCTGATCATCGTGTTCCTGATTCCGCTCGCGTTGAAGGGCGTGAAGTATCGCGCGCTGGGCGCCGCTTCATTGTTACGAAGGAACCTGCTGATCTACGGATTGGGCGGTATCCTGCTGCCGTTCCCGTTCATCAAGCTGATCGACATGGTCATCACGGCGCTCGGCTGGAGTTGA
- the kdpF gene encoding K(+)-transporting ATPase subunit F encodes MSAWMLWLATAATLLLFVYLVYALLRAEDLE; translated from the coding sequence ATGAGCGCCTGGATGTTGTGGCTGGCGACGGCAGCTACGCTGCTGCTGTTCGTATACCTCGTGTACGCGCTGTTGCGTGCGGAGGATCTCGAATGA